A single window of Rhodococcus jostii RHA1 DNA harbors:
- a CDS encoding B-4DMT family transporter: MNAWVVRGLGMALIHVFVRVILGVSITQWPLQGSALRWLALLVVVFVALIWAGIDGIRDRRRNPEPEDGADLTMLWLKAALLGGIVAGVGSWLANLIPSLNVTQNSFFFEITSGAAFTVLLIFVPAMLAAFLGRFFVSRESRKTEKDRSERHPAARGAGTAAGAAAGGTAAAAVADDEGYGQNYPGQAYEQTADTGYAGSDADTAVFEPVHNYREDTSDLDQPQGADTAWQDPVDLGKRTTDDPRRGE; encoded by the coding sequence ATGAATGCGTGGGTGGTACGCGGCCTCGGCATGGCCCTGATACATGTTTTCGTTCGTGTGATCCTCGGTGTGTCGATCACACAGTGGCCCCTTCAGGGATCCGCTCTGAGATGGCTCGCACTGCTGGTCGTCGTGTTCGTGGCGCTGATCTGGGCCGGCATCGACGGCATCCGGGACCGTCGCCGGAACCCCGAGCCGGAGGACGGCGCCGACCTGACGATGCTGTGGCTGAAGGCGGCCCTGCTCGGCGGCATCGTGGCGGGTGTGGGGAGCTGGCTGGCCAACCTGATTCCGTCCCTCAACGTCACCCAGAACTCGTTCTTCTTCGAGATCACGTCCGGGGCCGCGTTCACGGTCCTGCTGATCTTCGTGCCTGCCATGCTCGCCGCGTTCCTCGGCCGGTTCTTCGTCAGCCGCGAGTCCAGGAAGACGGAGAAGGACCGCAGCGAGCGTCACCCGGCGGCGCGCGGCGCCGGAACGGCCGCAGGGGCCGCAGCGGGGGGAACCGCAGCAGCAGCCGTCGCCGACGACGAGGGCTATGGACAGAACTATCCCGGCCAGGCCTACGAGCAGACCGCGGACACCGGTTACGCCGGTTCCGACGCCGACACGGCCGTCTTCGAACCGGTGCACAACTACCGTGAGGACACGTCCGACCTCGATCAGCCGCAGGGTGCGGACACCGCGTGGCAGGACCCTGTGGACCTCGGGAAGCGCACCACCGACGACCCTCGCCGCGGCGAGTAA